In Pseudomonas fluorescens NCIMB 11764, a single window of DNA contains:
- a CDS encoding AAA family ATPase yields MIAIANVFNGGKASSETYVQREKGRYEAELKQGILENGILCLITGSSKTGKTTLYQKVLSELDKEPLRVRCSASLKADDFWSYPLENLDFSRLKTLEDGGTRTISGTGSVSGTLGWGWLASLKGTVGVGITDAKAEKEVKDAILAKPSPTHLVPLLKKSNAVLVVEDFHYLTEEVQREVFQQWKIFTDNEVSVIVVGTTHHGVDLATANSDLIGRITHIDLGRWSDSDLKAIANKGLTLLNVADKSLVVNPISEESAGLPILTQQICAQLFIDKGITEWDPENSISFTKSDAQKAMHKVAKTRYSNFESWYAQLVQGPRKQARKYDTYKIILALFAQDPPTFSFTRHEIDIRLKAAGLAASELPPAASINSTLASLKNFQDKRNFELLEWSKCDKTVYILEPSFLFYLRWRENRTIVASVFQMLLNMAAGQLAVHFKSKFNG; encoded by the coding sequence ATGATCGCTATCGCTAACGTTTTTAATGGGGGCAAAGCCTCTAGTGAAACCTATGTCCAACGTGAAAAAGGGAGATACGAAGCAGAGCTCAAGCAGGGAATCTTGGAAAATGGAATTCTTTGTTTAATCACCGGATCCTCAAAAACAGGAAAGACGACCCTTTACCAAAAAGTATTGTCGGAACTTGATAAGGAACCTCTTCGTGTACGATGCAGTGCATCCCTTAAAGCTGATGATTTCTGGAGCTATCCATTAGAGAATTTAGATTTTTCTCGCCTAAAGACCTTGGAGGATGGGGGCACCCGAACAATTAGCGGAACAGGTAGCGTAAGCGGGACTTTAGGCTGGGGATGGCTTGCGAGCTTAAAGGGAACAGTAGGGGTAGGTATCACCGATGCTAAAGCTGAAAAGGAAGTGAAAGACGCCATACTCGCGAAACCATCTCCAACTCATCTGGTTCCTTTGCTTAAAAAATCAAATGCAGTACTAGTGGTCGAGGATTTTCATTACTTAACTGAAGAGGTACAGCGAGAGGTTTTTCAGCAGTGGAAAATCTTCACAGATAATGAGGTTTCAGTGATAGTTGTTGGCACCACTCACCATGGTGTTGATTTGGCAACAGCGAACTCGGATCTAATTGGGAGAATCACGCACATTGACCTTGGTCGGTGGTCGGACAGTGACCTAAAGGCCATCGCCAATAAGGGCCTGACATTGTTGAATGTTGCTGATAAATCTCTAGTAGTAAATCCGATATCGGAAGAAAGTGCAGGCTTGCCAATTCTTACTCAACAAATATGCGCTCAACTTTTTATCGACAAAGGCATTACCGAGTGGGATCCCGAAAACAGTATCTCCTTTACTAAGAGTGATGCTCAAAAAGCGATGCACAAGGTTGCTAAGACCCGTTATTCAAATTTCGAATCGTGGTATGCCCAGCTTGTACAAGGGCCTAGGAAGCAGGCCAGAAAATACGATACATATAAAATAATTCTTGCACTTTTTGCCCAAGATCCCCCGACATTTAGTTTTACCAGGCACGAAATTGATATCCGCCTGAAAGCTGCTGGATTAGCCGCTTCTGAACTGCCGCCCGCAGCATCTATCAACAGCACCCTAGCATCTCTAAAGAATTTTCAAGACAAAAGAAATTTTGAGTTGCTAGAATGGAGTAAATGCGATAAGACGGTGTATATATTGGAGCCAAGTTTTTTGTTCTACCTTCGCTGGCGCGAAAATAGAACTATCGTAGCATCTGTATTTCAAATGCTTCTGAATATGGCTGCTGGACAACTCGCTGTACATTTTAAATCTAAATTTAATGGATGA
- a CDS encoding dihydrofolate reductase family protein, translated as MTTAHVFIATSLDGFIARPDGDIDWLLQRDDQSEDHGYLAFIADKDVIVMGRGSYEKVLTFDTWFYDRPVVVLSQQLADSQVPEALEGKVRFSNLTPSDLLAEMASQGVRRVYVDGGQVVQSFLREGLVADMVITTVPVLIGSGRPLFGALTQDIALKLVTSRCFPSGLVQSTYQLVR; from the coding sequence ATGACCACTGCACATGTTTTCATCGCCACCAGTCTGGATGGCTTCATCGCCCGACCCGACGGTGACATTGACTGGCTTTTGCAGCGCGATGATCAGAGCGAGGATCACGGCTACCTGGCCTTCATCGCCGACAAGGATGTGATCGTGATGGGGCGGGGGAGCTATGAGAAAGTGCTGACCTTCGACACCTGGTTCTACGACCGGCCAGTGGTGGTGTTGTCTCAACAGTTGGCCGACTCGCAAGTGCCTGAGGCGCTAGAGGGCAAGGTGCGTTTTTCCAACCTCACGCCTTCAGACCTGTTGGCGGAAATGGCGAGCCAAGGTGTGCGTCGAGTCTATGTCGATGGCGGGCAGGTGGTGCAATCATTCCTGCGTGAAGGGTTAGTCGCCGATATGGTGATCACCACCGTTCCCGTGCTGATCGGGTCGGGAAGACCATTGTTCGGGGCCCTTACGCAGGACATTGCTTTGAAGCTGGTCACCAGCCGGTGCTTTCCTTCGGGGCTTGTGCAGTCTACCTATCAGTTGGTGCGTTGA
- a CDS encoding alkyl/aryl-sulfatase has translation MLAPLPKQIALALLSTCVAIGAAHAAPNEASEVTRKANDALLSYLPFANKQDFEDANHGFIADLPSPVIKGDAGNTVIDLSQYDFLKTEGPTPTTVNPSLWRQSQLLAIRGLFKVVDGIYQVRNIDLANITFVRGKTGWIVIDPLTSAETARAALALVNDKVETLPVSAVIFTHSHVDHFAGVRAIVTEADAKSGKVPVIAPEGFMEEAVSENVFAGTAMSRRASYMYGNLLPKGSKGTVSGGLGITTAAGTITLLEPNKLIEKTGETLSVDGIEVVFQMAPGTEAPAEMLFYFPQFKAIDLAEDANHTLHNILTLRGAKVRSAQKWASALGQTLDLWGADAVVSFGSHHWPQWGNDRVVQHLEKQRDLYKYINDQTLRMANQGMTMNEIAEAFVLPDSLAKEFYNRGYYGNLKHNVRATYQLYLGFWDGNPANFDPLPPAEEAKKYVEMIGADKMIDTATAAYAKGEYRWAATVANKVVFADPKNQAARAIEADALEQMGYQAESGPARNFYLSGAQELRGGVKKMVTPNTSSPDIIRGMTTEMFLDFLAIHLNGPRVGDKSYLFNLNFPDINAKYVLTVKNGVMNYSKDKQLDQADGTVTLNRTTLDDIALGKLKLGNLSESGEVTIDGDKAKFKEMLTHFDQFDFWFTISEP, from the coding sequence ATGCTAGCTCCGCTTCCCAAACAAATAGCGCTCGCACTTTTATCGACCTGCGTTGCCATCGGCGCGGCGCATGCCGCTCCCAATGAGGCCTCCGAGGTCACTCGAAAAGCCAACGACGCCTTGCTCAGCTACTTACCCTTTGCCAATAAACAAGACTTCGAAGACGCGAACCACGGCTTCATTGCCGATTTACCCAGCCCTGTGATCAAGGGCGATGCGGGCAACACCGTGATCGATCTGTCTCAGTACGATTTCCTCAAGACAGAAGGCCCGACACCCACCACAGTCAACCCGAGTTTATGGCGGCAATCGCAGTTGCTGGCGATTCGAGGTTTGTTCAAAGTGGTGGATGGCATCTATCAGGTGCGCAATATCGACCTGGCCAACATCACCTTCGTGCGAGGCAAAACCGGTTGGATCGTAATCGACCCACTGACCTCGGCGGAAACAGCCAGAGCGGCACTGGCGCTGGTCAATGACAAGGTTGAAACACTTCCGGTGTCTGCGGTGATCTTCACCCATTCACATGTCGACCACTTCGCTGGCGTGCGTGCCATTGTCACTGAAGCCGATGCGAAATCCGGCAAAGTCCCAGTGATCGCCCCTGAAGGTTTCATGGAGGAAGCGGTCAGTGAAAACGTGTTTGCCGGCACTGCGATGAGCCGTCGCGCTTCTTACATGTATGGCAACCTGTTGCCAAAAGGCTCCAAAGGGACCGTCAGTGGCGGCTTGGGCATAACCACGGCAGCCGGCACCATCACGCTGCTCGAACCGAACAAACTGATCGAGAAAACCGGAGAAACACTCAGCGTCGATGGCATCGAGGTGGTGTTCCAAATGGCACCCGGCACCGAAGCTCCGGCGGAAATGCTGTTCTATTTCCCGCAATTCAAAGCCATTGACCTGGCAGAGGATGCCAACCACACCTTGCACAACATACTTACCCTGCGTGGTGCAAAAGTTCGCAGCGCGCAGAAGTGGGCCAGCGCTCTGGGGCAAACCCTTGATCTGTGGGGGGCGGATGCCGTGGTGTCGTTCGGTAGCCACCATTGGCCGCAGTGGGGTAATGATCGCGTTGTGCAGCATCTCGAGAAACAGCGCGACCTCTACAAGTACATTAACGATCAGACGCTGCGCATGGCCAATCAGGGCATGACCATGAACGAGATCGCCGAGGCGTTCGTCCTGCCTGATAGCCTGGCCAAAGAGTTTTATAACCGGGGTTACTACGGCAATCTCAAACACAACGTGCGCGCGACCTATCAGCTGTATTTAGGCTTCTGGGACGGTAACCCCGCGAACTTCGACCCGCTGCCGCCAGCAGAGGAAGCGAAAAAGTATGTCGAGATGATCGGCGCCGACAAAATGATTGATACAGCCACAGCGGCCTATGCCAAAGGCGAGTATCGCTGGGCAGCAACCGTGGCCAACAAGGTGGTTTTTGCGGACCCGAAAAACCAGGCGGCACGTGCCATCGAGGCCGATGCTCTGGAACAGATGGGTTACCAGGCCGAGTCCGGCCCGGCGCGAAACTTTTACCTGTCCGGTGCGCAGGAACTGCGTGGTGGCGTGAAAAAAATGGTCACGCCCAATACCAGTTCACCTGACATCATTCGCGGCATGACCACTGAAATGTTTCTCGACTTCCTGGCCATTCACTTGAACGGCCCTAGAGTCGGAGACAAGTCATACCTCTTCAACCTCAACTTCCCCGACATTAACGCCAAGTACGTGTTGACCGTAAAAAACGGCGTCATGAACTACAGCAAAGACAAGCAATTGGATCAGGCCGATGGCACTGTCACTCTAAACCGAACCACCCTCGACGACATTGCCCTGGGCAAACTGAAATTGGGCAATCTCTCTGAAAGCGGCGAAGTGACCATCGACGGCGACAAGGCCAAATTCAAGGAAATGCTGACCCACTTCGACCAGTTTGACTTCTGGTTCACCATTTCCGAGCCTTAG
- a CDS encoding OmpP1/FadL family transporter, with protein sequence MHARTTTLPALTLLAFCCQQVWAGGIMLYEIGTDNAGLANAGAAARGQGPSTISSNPAGMSYLPGTQITGGLQVLYGDLTFDRDSDTNVPGRRSGNALDPIPGGSFFISHELDDHWSVGFGQYGDFGLAVNYDNDWSGRYFAQNSSLLGLSLVPSVAYRFNEQWSVGVGIKAMYGMLQAQTAIDRSPFGFTDRTDGQYKYKDGTWGYGANVGVIYAPQAGTRIGLTYTSKVDLNFEDRLDVQGDGRLLERVNNTNIKLDTTVPQTLTLSLFQQLDRQWALLASANWQDWSEFGDIGVQVDTTALGTQSKTVDAGFKDTWHLSLGAQYQAAEQWLWNVGVAYDSSAVSDSKRSVIVPMGESWRIAAGATYALNRDTDVNLSWAMVWLGDMPVDQTKSVSGTRTSGQFDNAWIQALTGNMTWRF encoded by the coding sequence ATGCACGCCAGAACAACCACCTTGCCCGCCCTTACGCTCCTTGCGTTTTGCTGTCAGCAAGTGTGGGCTGGCGGCATCATGCTCTACGAAATCGGCACCGATAACGCCGGCCTCGCCAACGCCGGTGCCGCCGCCCGCGGCCAAGGCCCTTCGACAATATCCAGTAACCCGGCGGGCATGAGCTACCTGCCAGGCACGCAGATCACCGGCGGTTTGCAAGTGCTTTACGGCGACCTGACCTTCGATCGAGATTCCGACACCAATGTCCCTGGCCGCAGAAGTGGCAATGCCCTTGATCCGATTCCCGGCGGCAGCTTCTTCATCTCGCATGAGCTTGACGATCACTGGAGTGTCGGTTTCGGCCAGTACGGCGATTTCGGTCTGGCGGTCAATTACGACAACGACTGGTCCGGGCGTTACTTCGCGCAAAACTCCAGCCTGCTCGGCTTGTCCCTGGTGCCCAGCGTGGCGTATCGCTTCAACGAGCAATGGTCGGTGGGCGTGGGCATCAAGGCCATGTACGGCATGTTGCAGGCGCAAACGGCTATCGACCGGTCCCCCTTCGGTTTCACCGACCGCACGGACGGTCAGTACAAATACAAGGATGGCACCTGGGGCTATGGCGCCAACGTCGGGGTGATCTACGCCCCGCAAGCCGGCACGCGCATAGGCCTGACCTATACCAGCAAAGTCGACTTGAACTTCGAAGACCGGCTGGATGTGCAAGGCGACGGCCGTCTGCTGGAGCGCGTCAACAACACCAATATCAAACTCGACACGACAGTGCCGCAGACCCTGACCCTGAGCCTTTTCCAACAACTGGACCGGCAATGGGCGTTGCTGGCCTCAGCCAACTGGCAGGACTGGTCGGAATTCGGCGATATCGGAGTGCAGGTCGATACCACCGCGCTCGGCACGCAATCGAAAACGGTCGATGCCGGTTTCAAGGATACCTGGCACTTGTCACTGGGCGCGCAGTACCAAGCCGCCGAGCAGTGGCTGTGGAATGTGGGTGTGGCCTACGACAGTAGCGCAGTCTCGGACAGCAAACGCAGCGTAATCGTGCCCATGGGCGAATCCTGGCGGATTGCCGCGGGAGCCACCTATGCCCTGAACAGGGACACCGATGTCAATCTCAGCTGGGCCATGGTCTGGCTGGGCGACATGCCGGTGGACCAGACCAAATCCGTGTCAGGCACTCGAACTTCCGGTCAGTTCGACAATGCCTGGATTCAAGCGCTGACCGGCAACATGACTTGGCGATTCTGA
- a CDS encoding TerC family protein — translation MTALEPFFLAEFLGTATWLWLAFISIVIGLLIFDLGVLHRGHREIGVRESLLLSAGYITAGLLFGLWVWQVKGGDAGMDFYTGFLIEKSLSMDNVFLMAMIFSFLSIPRKYQHEVLFWGILGVIVLRAVMIGLGAALIAEFSWILYVFGIFLLLTGVKMLFSKIDAQPNLSDNLLVKFLRKHMRVTDRLHEGRFFVRQADASGKSVVWATPLFLALVLIECADLVFAVDSVPAIFAITQDPFIVYTSNIFAILGLRALYFALAAMIHRFAYLKYALALVLVFIGGKIFMVGIIGKIPAVISLSVTLALLLGGVLLSLWKTRGQASAGPQV, via the coding sequence ATGACTGCCCTGGAACCGTTCTTTCTTGCCGAGTTTCTCGGCACCGCCACTTGGTTGTGGCTCGCTTTTATCAGCATCGTTATCGGCCTGTTGATCTTCGACCTCGGGGTGCTACACCGCGGGCATCGAGAAATCGGCGTTCGTGAAAGCCTGCTGCTGTCTGCTGGCTATATCACCGCTGGCTTGCTGTTCGGCCTCTGGGTCTGGCAGGTCAAGGGCGGTGACGCCGGGATGGATTTCTACACCGGCTTTCTGATCGAGAAATCGTTGTCGATGGACAACGTATTCCTGATGGCGATGATCTTCAGCTTTCTCTCCATTCCGCGTAAGTATCAGCACGAGGTGCTGTTCTGGGGCATTCTCGGTGTGATAGTGCTGCGCGCTGTCATGATTGGCCTGGGGGCGGCGCTGATCGCCGAGTTCAGTTGGATTCTCTATGTGTTCGGCATCTTCCTGCTGTTGACCGGGGTAAAGATGCTGTTCAGCAAGATCGATGCCCAGCCCAACCTTAGCGATAACCTGCTGGTGAAGTTCCTGCGCAAACACATGCGGGTGACCGATCGCTTGCATGAAGGGCGCTTCTTCGTGCGCCAGGCGGATGCCAGTGGCAAGTCCGTGGTCTGGGCGACGCCGTTGTTCCTGGCCCTGGTGCTGATCGAGTGTGCCGATTTGGTCTTCGCTGTGGACAGCGTGCCGGCGATCTTTGCCATCACCCAGGACCCCTTCATCGTCTACACCTCCAACATCTTCGCCATCCTTGGCCTGCGTGCGTTGTATTTCGCCCTGGCGGCGATGATTCACCGCTTTGCCTATCTCAAGTACGCCCTGGCGCTGGTGCTGGTGTTTATCGGCGGCAAGATCTTCATGGTCGGCATCATCGGCAAGATTCCGGCGGTCATTTCCCTGAGCGTGACCCTGGCTTTGCTGCTGGGCGGCGTGCTGCTATCGCTTTGGAAAACCCGCGGCCAGGCCTCTGCCGGCCCGCAGGTTTAG
- a CDS encoding antibiotic biosynthesis monooxygenase family protein, with protein MIYEIALLPVHKERIEPFRRAFAEVAPLLSRAEGYGGHLLAQGIESPEMFNLIVRWRSLEDHTPGFEASEDHRLFMMGIEEYFSGEPKVFHIEGGNF; from the coding sequence ATGATTTATGAAATCGCTCTGCTCCCCGTTCACAAAGAACGGATTGAACCGTTCCGACGTGCATTCGCCGAGGTCGCTCCTTTGCTCAGCCGCGCCGAAGGTTACGGCGGCCACTTGCTTGCGCAAGGGATCGAAAGCCCCGAGATGTTCAACCTGATAGTGAGGTGGCGATCACTCGAGGATCACACGCCGGGCTTCGAAGCGAGTGAAGACCATCGGCTGTTCATGATGGGCATAGAGGAATATTTTTCGGGAGAACCGAAGGTCTTCCATATTGAGGGCGGAAACTTTTAG
- a CDS encoding zinc-dependent alcohol dehydrogenase family protein, with translation MKAMMLKSFGGPESFELCDVPKPVPQTGQVLVRVHATSINPLDYQVRRGDYPDLVPLPAITGHDVSGVIEAVGPGVTTFAPGDEVWYTPQIFEGPGSYAEYHIAAENIVGKKPPSLSHLEAASLTLVGGTAWEALVVRAALRVGESILVHGGAGGVGHVAIQLAKAIGARVFTTVREANVEFARSMGADVIIDYEKEDYVDAVIRETGGRGVDVVFDTIGGNTLSRSPDVLAQLGRVVTIVDIAQPQNVVQAWGKNASYHFVFTRQNRGKLDELSALIARGQLRPHVGAVYSLADIPLAHARLESLNNGIQGKIAIAVEPSLIS, from the coding sequence ATGAAAGCGATGATGCTTAAATCATTCGGCGGTCCTGAATCGTTCGAACTTTGCGACGTGCCCAAGCCCGTGCCGCAAACAGGGCAGGTCCTGGTCCGGGTGCACGCAACCTCCATCAATCCATTGGATTACCAGGTTCGACGTGGCGATTATCCCGACCTGGTGCCACTGCCGGCCATTACCGGGCACGACGTCTCTGGTGTTATCGAAGCAGTTGGGCCAGGTGTGACGACCTTCGCTCCAGGAGACGAAGTCTGGTACACCCCGCAAATATTTGAAGGGCCAGGCAGTTATGCCGAGTACCACATCGCGGCCGAAAATATTGTCGGGAAAAAGCCTCCCTCGTTGAGCCATCTTGAGGCGGCAAGCCTGACCCTGGTTGGCGGAACGGCGTGGGAAGCACTGGTCGTGCGTGCGGCGCTCAGGGTAGGGGAAAGCATTCTTGTCCACGGCGGCGCGGGAGGCGTCGGTCATGTCGCGATCCAGCTGGCGAAAGCCATTGGCGCAAGGGTCTTCACGACCGTGCGTGAAGCAAACGTTGAGTTCGCACGCAGCATGGGGGCCGATGTGATCATCGACTATGAAAAAGAAGATTATGTTGATGCCGTCATTCGGGAAACGGGTGGCCGCGGCGTTGATGTTGTGTTCGACACCATCGGCGGCAACACATTGTCACGCAGCCCCGACGTGCTCGCACAACTTGGTCGCGTCGTCACGATCGTAGACATTGCGCAGCCACAAAACGTCGTTCAAGCCTGGGGCAAAAACGCGAGTTATCACTTCGTTTTCACCCGGCAAAACCGCGGCAAGCTCGATGAGTTGAGCGCATTGATAGCGCGCGGTCAGCTACGGCCACACGTTGGCGCCGTCTATTCGCTTGCCGACATTCCCCTCGCACATGCCCGGCTGGAAAGTCTTAACAACGGTATTCAAGGAAAAATCGCGATTGCTGTCGAGCCATCGCTCATCTCGTAA
- a CDS encoding ArsR/SmtB family transcription factor: MELIEIFKALSNPTRLEILKGLKDPAKNFPPQDEGDVLTVGVCVSSIQEGIGLSQSTVSGYLATLQRVGLVEVRRIGQWTYYKRNEATISALAEIIGKDL, translated from the coding sequence ATGGAATTGATCGAAATATTCAAAGCCCTCTCAAACCCGACGCGTCTTGAAATCCTGAAAGGTTTGAAGGATCCCGCAAAGAACTTCCCTCCGCAGGACGAAGGTGACGTTCTCACGGTCGGCGTTTGCGTCAGCAGTATTCAAGAAGGGATCGGACTGTCGCAGTCAACGGTGTCCGGTTATCTGGCCACGTTGCAACGAGTGGGCCTGGTCGAAGTCAGGCGCATCGGTCAGTGGACCTACTACAAACGCAATGAAGCAACCATCAGCGCGCTTGCCGAGATCATCGGGAAAGATTTGTAA
- a CDS encoding DUF4239 domain-containing protein: MDSIWVAVAIFTCLLAASLLMMQLYPKLAARHKDEDTNAVVRLVANIFVVMTSLVFGLMINSAKNTFEAIDSNVHAYATSLIILDRSFRAYGTAAEKARGHLMVYVEEAIANPYRGDQALQHQKSLAVQYLDAIGGALTAIKPVDRFHETMMVDIRQQYHSLIEQRWKIVEQSEGAIPGPLIGMLVAWMTLIYASLGYRAPRNPMVVGMFTVSALLIAASVYLVLDMNVPFHGPIQISDAPLRRALAEMQL, encoded by the coding sequence ATGGATTCTATCTGGGTAGCGGTAGCCATTTTCACCTGTTTGCTGGCAGCATCGTTGCTGATGATGCAACTGTATCCAAAGCTGGCAGCGCGCCACAAAGACGAAGACACGAATGCCGTGGTTCGTCTGGTGGCGAACATATTCGTGGTAATGACTTCGTTGGTATTCGGCCTGATGATTAATTCGGCCAAAAACACATTCGAAGCCATCGACTCCAATGTGCATGCTTATGCAACAAGTCTGATTATTCTCGATCGATCATTCCGAGCCTATGGCACCGCCGCAGAAAAGGCCCGGGGGCATCTGATGGTTTATGTCGAAGAGGCCATTGCCAATCCCTATCGGGGTGACCAGGCGCTACAGCACCAAAAAAGTCTCGCGGTCCAATATCTGGACGCTATCGGTGGGGCATTGACCGCCATCAAACCAGTGGACCGCTTTCACGAGACCATGATGGTGGATATACGTCAGCAGTATCACTCTCTGATCGAACAGCGCTGGAAGATCGTTGAACAATCAGAGGGTGCCATCCCGGGCCCGCTGATCGGCATGCTGGTGGCATGGATGACACTTATCTACGCCAGTTTGGGTTACCGGGCGCCGCGCAACCCTATGGTCGTGGGAATGTTCACCGTATCGGCGCTACTCATAGCCGCCTCTGTTTATCTTGTACTGGACATGAATGTTCCGTTCCACGGCCCGATACAAATCTCAGATGCCCCGTTGCGCAGAGCGCTTGCAGAGATGCAGTTGTAG
- a CDS encoding cupin domain-containing protein, protein MIQNMMKTAGLAALLVASAAMPFAQAQSLPLDKVGALHNEDVEWRSFPAFPKEVKLAVLAGDPSKPAPYVVRVKVPSGTKLMPHTHPEDRIYTVMSGVFYIGFGTVFDPAKLVAYGPGSVVILPANTPHFHWAKSGEYISQVYGTGPLGLEYIDSHDDPRNAAK, encoded by the coding sequence ATGATTCAGAACATGATGAAAACTGCTGGTCTGGCTGCACTTCTTGTCGCCAGCGCAGCAATGCCATTCGCCCAGGCACAATCATTGCCACTCGATAAAGTGGGTGCTTTGCATAATGAAGACGTGGAGTGGCGCAGCTTTCCAGCGTTCCCGAAAGAAGTGAAACTGGCTGTGTTGGCCGGCGACCCGAGCAAGCCAGCACCCTATGTGGTGAGAGTCAAAGTGCCCAGTGGCACCAAATTAATGCCCCATACCCATCCTGAAGATCGTATCTACACGGTGATGTCCGGTGTGTTCTACATTGGCTTCGGTACAGTTTTCGATCCAGCAAAACTGGTGGCTTACGGTCCGGGCAGCGTAGTAATACTGCCGGCCAATACGCCACATTTTCACTGGGCTAAATCAGGAGAGTACATCTCACAGGTTTACGGAACGGGGCCGCTGGGCCTTGAATACATTGATAGCCATGATGATCCCCGGAATGCGGCGAAGTAA
- a CDS encoding cupin domain-containing protein, producing MSIEQVAPETKGVAVKLLATVDLGPEIEGMAGRQLRMRLVTIDPGGVFGPIHNHKDRPGTVYILQGTITDHRDGVATDYGPGVGWPEDRNTTHWLENRGTIAAVEISVDIVRQG from the coding sequence ATGAGCATTGAACAGGTGGCCCCTGAAACGAAAGGGGTGGCGGTGAAGTTACTGGCAACGGTCGACCTCGGCCCCGAGATCGAGGGCATGGCAGGGCGCCAACTTCGAATGCGTTTGGTGACCATTGATCCTGGAGGCGTCTTCGGGCCGATTCATAACCATAAGGACAGACCAGGCACCGTCTACATCCTGCAAGGAACGATCACTGATCACCGCGACGGAGTCGCCACCGACTATGGGCCGGGAGTGGGCTGGCCCGAAGACAGGAACACCACGCACTGGCTGGAGAACAGAGGCACCATTGCGGCGGTGGAAATCTCGGTTGATATCGTCAGGCAAGGGTGA
- a CDS encoding alpha/beta hydrolase family protein: MKIPFCALFLACLTTIALADENPIGFQSSTLPDPQNDRSLEMVVWYPSATTAATQLIGDDVVFVGASAVRDAPPAAGKHPLVVLSHGYRGNWSNQIWLASALAHRGYIVAAINHPGTTTHDRSPQAAAQLWQRPVDVRRAIDSVTTQPEKFGVVANGQIAVAGHSLGGMTALEIAGARFDPDRFAQECKAHPQLASCSVYGKINPASTAESKAALAADLRDKRVTAVVTLDLGLSRGLTDESLAALPVPTLVIAAGVPSHDLPAELESANLAKRLPPASSRYVEISDASHFSFLSMCKPGAQAMLEEEVPGDGIICLDGDNGRAREEIQQQVISLIAEFLQSSGNL; encoded by the coding sequence TTGAAAATACCTTTCTGCGCCCTGTTTTTGGCCTGTCTGACGACTATCGCACTCGCTGACGAAAACCCAATCGGCTTCCAGTCTTCCACACTACCGGACCCGCAAAATGACCGCTCACTGGAGATGGTCGTCTGGTACCCCAGTGCAACGACCGCCGCCACGCAATTGATCGGCGATGATGTGGTGTTTGTCGGGGCTTCTGCCGTTCGTGACGCGCCGCCCGCTGCCGGCAAGCATCCCTTGGTCGTGCTCTCCCACGGGTACAGGGGAAACTGGAGCAACCAGATCTGGCTTGCCAGTGCTCTGGCTCACAGGGGTTACATCGTCGCTGCGATCAATCACCCTGGCACCACCACTCATGACCGTAGCCCTCAAGCAGCGGCGCAGTTGTGGCAGCGGCCCGTTGATGTGCGCCGCGCCATTGATAGCGTCACGACTCAACCTGAAAAATTCGGCGTGGTCGCCAATGGCCAAATTGCAGTAGCGGGCCATTCACTCGGCGGCATGACCGCCCTGGAGATTGCCGGTGCTCGTTTCGATCCGGACCGCTTCGCTCAGGAGTGCAAAGCACACCCGCAGTTAGCCAGTTGCTCCGTCTATGGAAAGATAAACCCGGCAAGCACCGCAGAATCGAAGGCCGCGTTGGCCGCCGATTTGCGTGATAAACGCGTCACGGCCGTGGTGACATTGGACCTGGGCCTTTCACGGGGCCTGACCGATGAAAGCCTGGCCGCGCTGCCAGTACCCACGCTGGTGATCGCTGCCGGCGTACCGTCGCACGATCTACCCGCTGAGCTGGAGTCTGCCAACCTGGCCAAACGCCTGCCTCCAGCGTCAAGCCGTTACGTCGAAATCAGCGACGCCAGCCATTTCAGTTTCTTGTCGATGTGCAAACCTGGCGCGCAGGCAATGCTCGAAGAAGAAGTACCGGGCGATGGCATCATTTGCCTGGATGGCGACAACGGTCGTGCGCGTGAAGAGATTCAACAGCAGGTTATATCGCTGATAGCGGAGTTTCTTCAGTCATCAGGAAATTTGTAA